The proteins below are encoded in one region of Borrelia duttonii Ly:
- a CDS encoding MBL fold metallo-hydrolase, whose amino-acid sequence MLGIFLGTGASSGVPMLNCNCRVCNSDFCKNKRLRSAFLLSLCGLNLLIDTGPDIRTQLLRENILKLDLVLYTHEHYDHIMGLDDIKFYTRCVPLPIYARETTMHHIKNAFPHNFSSRMSISGKANILPRLAVDFEQIFFKGIKIIPIPLLHGDIISLGYRINNLAYLTDVKSIPEISYSYLEGLDVLVIDALRIKPHPGHLNFDDAILEVKKINPKIAYFTHIAHDIMHDEFDYLRRDNIYLAYDGLQIYI is encoded by the coding sequence ATGTTAGGAATATTTTTAGGAACTGGTGCATCAAGTGGTGTTCCTATGTTGAATTGTAATTGTAGAGTATGTAATTCAGATTTTTGTAAAAATAAAAGACTTAGAAGTGCATTTTTGTTAAGTTTGTGTGGTCTTAACTTATTGATTGATACGGGACCTGATATTAGAACACAGCTTTTAAGGGAAAATATTTTGAAATTGGATTTGGTATTGTATACTCATGAACATTATGATCATATTATGGGACTTGATGATATTAAATTTTATACAAGGTGTGTTCCTTTACCTATTTATGCCCGAGAGACTACTATGCATCATATTAAAAATGCATTTCCACATAATTTTTCATCAAGAATGTCTATCAGTGGAAAAGCCAATATTCTTCCTAGATTAGCAGTTGATTTTGAGCAAATTTTTTTTAAAGGAATAAAGATAATTCCAATTCCTTTACTACATGGAGATATAATTAGTTTGGGGTATAGAATAAATAATTTAGCATATCTTACTGATGTTAAGTCTATTCCCGAGATTTCTTATAGTTATTTAGAGGGATTAGATGTATTGGTGATAGATGCTTTGAGAATTAAACCTCATCCAGGTCATTTAAATTTTGATGATGCTATTCTTGAAGTTAAAAAGATCAATCCTAAAATTGCTTATTTCACTCATATTGCACATGATATTATGCATGATGAATTTGATTATTTGAGGAGGGATAATATTTATTTAGCTTATGATGGCTTACAAATATATATTTAG
- a CDS encoding TIGR02757 family protein has product MQKNKDNISEILEFIYSKYNKREFVHPDPLEFLYKYTEKEDIELVGLISSSLALGRVERILSAIEYILKPLGKQPSKTLKTFTRKDLNEIYKDFTYRFFTTEDIVKLLMSIKTIKEKYLSIENLFHNIYKKNKNFIASLDELITQMENVNKEPFGMILPKPSKGSACKRLFLFLRWMIRKDNVDLGIWNKINPSNLIIPMDTHMRDISAKLFNLQNTKNVSLKRAIEVTKYFLKQNKDDPVKYDFSLTRFGINKSFNKKELFTNIFNFKTNDFL; this is encoded by the coding sequence ATGCAAAAAAATAAGGATAACATATCAGAAATATTAGAATTTATATACAGTAAATATAATAAACGAGAATTTGTTCATCCAGACCCATTAGAATTTTTATATAAATATACAGAAAAAGAAGACATTGAACTTGTAGGTTTAATTAGCTCATCACTAGCATTAGGAAGAGTTGAGAGAATATTATCAGCAATTGAGTACATTTTAAAACCACTTGGAAAACAACCTTCAAAAACACTCAAAACATTTACAAGAAAAGATTTAAATGAAATATATAAAGACTTTACATACAGGTTTTTTACAACAGAAGACATTGTTAAATTATTAATGTCTATTAAAACAATAAAAGAAAAATATCTATCAATTGAAAATTTATTTCATAACATCTACAAAAAAAACAAAAACTTTATAGCAAGTTTAGACGAGCTTATAACACAAATGGAAAATGTTAATAAAGAGCCATTTGGAATGATACTCCCCAAACCATCAAAAGGAAGCGCTTGTAAAAGACTATTTTTATTCTTAAGATGGATGATAAGAAAAGACAATGTTGATTTGGGAATTTGGAATAAAATTAATCCATCAAATTTAATAATTCCAATGGATACTCATATGAGAGATATTTCAGCAAAACTATTTAATCTTCAAAATACAAAGAATGTAAGTCTCAAAAGAGCAATAGAAGTTACAAAATATTTTTTAAAACAAAACAAAGATGATCCTGTAAAATATGATTTTTCATTAACTAGATTTGGAATAAACAAAAGCTTCAACAAAAAAGAACTATTTACAAACATTTTTAATTTTAAGACAAATGATTTTCTTTAA
- a CDS encoding glucosaminidase domain-containing protein, with amino-acid sequence MHKKFILLLISQILLTVKSYCIEEIIEINTSTQKEKYIPFLLSKGKSQVENIVKYTLKMNPYLEAEYVKTIAQIYIEEAIIEGINYDIAYAQMLLETGILKFNGIVSKEQHNFSGLGATDNFTKGNSFSNMQEGIRAHIQHLKAYASSQDINSNMVDPRFYFVKRGSAPTIYDLTGKWATDKLYDKKLKKILLGLLEFENAKK; translated from the coding sequence ATGCACAAGAAGTTTATACTGTTATTAATATCACAAATATTATTAACAGTAAAGAGTTACTGCATTGAAGAAATAATTGAAATAAACACCTCAACACAAAAAGAAAAATATATTCCCTTTTTACTAAGTAAAGGAAAAAGTCAAGTAGAGAATATTGTAAAATATACATTAAAAATGAATCCTTATCTTGAAGCAGAATATGTCAAAACAATTGCACAAATTTACATAGAAGAAGCTATAATTGAAGGAATAAATTATGATATTGCCTATGCCCAAATGTTACTTGAAACAGGCATTTTAAAATTTAATGGGATAGTATCAAAAGAACAACATAATTTTTCAGGATTAGGAGCCACTGACAATTTTACAAAGGGAAATTCTTTTTCTAATATGCAAGAAGGAATAAGAGCACACATTCAACATTTAAAAGCCTATGCCTCAAGCCAAGATATAAACTCAAATATGGTTGATCCTAGATTTTATTTCGTCAAAAGAGGATCTGCCCCAACAATATATGATCTCACTGGAAAATGGGCAACAGACAAACTTTATGATAAAAAATTAAAAAAAATATTGTTAGGGTTGTTAGAATTTGAGAATGCAAAAAAATAA